TGTTTTTGTTTCTCATTTTCCTCTACAAAAAACTGCTCTCCCCACTATTACCTCCGTCATGCCGATTCACTCCTAGCTGTTCTGAATACGCCAAACAAGCGTTTGAAACCTATCCATGGTACAAAGCGTTTGTTCTAAGCATCATTCGAATTTCTAAATGCCACCCTTATCATGAAGGTGGACATGATCCTTTACCGAAATCTTATAACAAGAGTTAAATTATGCAAAACGATACCAACAACAGACAAGGTCGCTTATTCCTCGCTTTATTTTTAAGTTTAGCAGTATGGATGGGAATTAATTATATCTTTTTTCCACCACAAACTCCGAAACCAAAAACAGTAACCGAAACCGCAAAAACAGAAGGTGCTGATAAAGAAAAAACAGCAACAACTGATCCAAAAGCAGAAATCAAAAAAGCCACAACGGAATCACCGAAACTAAAACCAGTCAAACCAGAAAAAGAAAAAACATTCTCTCTCAAAACTGATTCCTTCTTGGTTCGTTTTTCGAGCTTAGGCGGAAGGATCACAGAATACTACATCAAAGATCACAAAGAACCAGACGGTTCCGAATTTACAATTGCAAAGGATCCGAAATTCCAAATTGAATTTGATGGCCAAACAGAAAAAGCAGTGGAACTCACAAGAGGCCAAGGTTTTGACTTCAACATCATTGAAGACAAAGATACCATTCCTTATTCCGCTTATAACCTCGTAAACTTTAGCTCCAACTATAATGCAGAAACAAAAACTGTTACCTTTGAAGCACCATCGTTCGATGGTAAATTCACAATTCAGAAAAAATTCCAATTTTTCCCATCAGAAAATTACTTTAAGTTCCATTTAACTTTAAAAAACAGAACTGGAGAGACCATTCACATCTCTCCAACTAAGTCTGATGTTTACTTTCGTTCCTTTAGTTCCCTTGGTCCCATCTTAAAGAAAAAAGAAGACTTCAATGACCGAGACAATGCTCATTACTTCCGTTACTACTATTTAGATGGAAGTTTTAAAGACCATATAGATGGCACAACGACCCAAGGATTTTTTGACAATCTTTTTGGTTCTAATGAAGGTAAAGACGCTCGTTATGAAATCAAAAAAGGTTCTAACGACAAAGTGGACTTTGTTGGAACTGGTAGTCGTTATTTCATTGGTGTGATTGACCCACTCGATGACAAACCAGCAGGTGTCCTTTTAGATAACCGAAAAGGAAATGAAACAGGTGTCCTTCTTGTGTATGACAATTGGAAACTAGGACCTGGCGAAGAAGTAAACTTAGATTATGCTGCTTATGTTGGTGTACGTGAGTTAGACGGTACTGCCTTCCGAGACAGTAAACTCGATCCAAAAATCAATAAGGACTCTGTATTTGCAGGTCTTAGTGAGTCACTGGATAAATCCTTTAACCAAGGGATCACAACACCACTTAGAAACGGAATTGTTTGGATCTTAAAAAAGATCTATTTAGTGATTCCGAATTACGGTTGGGCTATCGTTATCTTCGCAATTCTATTTAAGTTAGCTTTTTATCCGTTAAACAAAAAACAAGCAGAGTCGATGAAAAAGATGCAGGAGTTATCTCCTCAAATCAAACTCATCAACGAAAAGTATGCGGATGATCCAAAGCTCAAACAAGAGAAAACAATCGAACTCTATAAAAAGAATGGCACCAATCCAATGGCGGGTTGCCTTCCGATGCTCATCCAAATTCCAATCTTTATCGCTCTTTATACGGCATTCTCTGATACAGTGGACCTTTGGAATTCTCCTTTCCTTTGGATCAAAGATTTAAGTGAACCAGACACTGTTTTTACAACTCCAAAGTTAGCATTCATTGGTGCTCTTGCAATTAACATCCTGCCACTCATCATGGTCGCAACACAAGTAGTTCAGTCCAAAATGACAACTGTGTCTACCGATCCAAACCAAAAGATGATGATGTACATGATGCCTGTCATCATGTTATACTTCTTTTGGTCAATGCCTGCAGGGGTTACTATGTATTGGACCATGCAAAACATACTTTCCATCGCTCAACAAGTGTATACAAACAAGTTTGTTAAGTCAGATGATAAAAAACCGAATCCAAGTGGGCCAACACCTGCTAACAACGCTTCTGCGGTTGCAAGACCAGGTTTTAGAAACCAAAACAAAAAGAAGAAATGAAATCATTGTTTAACAAGGAAGATCACAGATGAATAATTACATTTTCGAAGCCGAAGGAAAAACGAAAGGGGAAGCAGAAGATTTTACTCTCGAAACCCTTCGTCTCCAAGCAGGCGATTTACGTTTCGAAGTAGTAGATTCCGGAAAGTCCGGCTTTTTAGGAATCACACAAAAAAAACCAGCCGTTGTACGCGCGTTTGTTGCAAACAACGATATCCCTTCTGAAAAAATCATACACGGTGTGATCATCACCATTTTGAAAAAAATGGGAATCCCTGCAGAAGTCGTGGGAATGGGTGATGTAGACGGAAAAATTTATGTCGAACTCACAAGCAAAGAATCTGGGCTCATCATTGGAAAACGTGGTGGTACATTAGATTCACTCCAATTCCTCCTCAACTTGATGGTAGACCCAAAAATCCGACACAATCGTAAAATTGTATTAGATATCGAATCTTATCGCGATAAACGCGAGTTATCCCTCATTCGATTGGCAAAATCGGTAGCTGCTTCTGTTATTAAATCCGGAAGATCAAAACTACTCGATCCTATGAATCCTTTTGAAAGAAGAATTGTTCACATGGCGATCCAAGATGACGAAAGGGTCTTCACAAGATCAGAAGGTAACGGAACATTCAAACGTGTTCGTGTAATCTCCGCAAAAGAAAAACACAAATACAAAGATTTGGAAGATCCTTCTAAAAAAGGTCTACCAGTTGAAGACTTTGCCGATGGAGTAGACCAAGAAGATCTTGATTGATACCATTGCGGCATTGTCCACAGCCCAAGGTCCCGGAGCGATTGGTATCCTTCGGGTCTCGGGTTCTTTGGTTTTGCCCATCTCCCTTGCCGTATTAGAAAAAAACGGAAACTCCCTCACCGAATCATTTATACAAAACCAAAAACGCACCGCCATTTTTTGTGACTTTGTCGAAAATGGAACTCCATTAGACCAAATTGTATTTTTTTATTTTCCAGCACCTAACTCCTATACCGGTGAAGATTTAGCAGAGTTCCATCTTCATGGAAATCCTATTCTATTAAAACGTGCACTACATATCCTTTTTGAAAAAGGAGCAAGACCTGCACAGAAAGGTGAATTTACAAAACGTGCTTATCTAAATGGAAAAATCAATTTGTCTGGTGCCGAAGCCATTAGTCGACTCATTGAAGCAAGGTCTAAATACGAATTGGAACTTGCTCAAAAAAACGTGTTTGGCGAGATCACAAAATTAAGTTCCAAAATCAGAAGTGATTTAATTTCACTGAAAGCAGAATGTGAAGCAGAAATTGATTTTTCGACTGAAGACTTAACCTTTGAAAGTTTAGAACAAAGAAAAAACCGAATGGTAGATCTTAAAAATTTATGTTCTAAATTAATTAAAAATTCTGAAAGAGCGGAATCGCTCATCTTACAATCAACTGTCGTATTATTCGGAGAACCTAATACCGGCAAGTCGAGCCTAATGAATCTACTGATTGGAAAAGACCGATCGATTATATCTGATGTACCTGGCACCACAAGAGATTATATTGCAGAAGAATTGAGTTTGGATGGAATCCCAATACGTTTAGTGGATACTGCTGGGATCAGAGAAACGACTGATAACATCGAACAAATGGGCATCGAAAGGAGTAAACGTGAAGCTGACAGTGCTAATGTGAAATTACTTTTGATCGATACTTCTGTCCCGTTTGATATCAATTCGTTTCTAACTAAACATAAAGATCGTTTATTTGAATCAATTCTTGTTGCCAATAAGATAGATGCAAAACATCCAACATGGGATTTAAAAAATTTAGAAAACATCCAAAAAGAATTTAACCTTACCATCTCAGAAATCTCCTGCAAATCAAAACAAGGAATCTCTGAATTATTGAATTTATTAAAATTAAAACTTACCTCACAAGAGAATACGGAAGATTTAGTTTTGTTAGAAGACCGCCAAAGGTATCACATTCAAAAAATTGAATCTTGTTTATCAGAATCCATCCAACTGATGGAAAACAATGCTCCTGCTGAAATTTATATCCAAGAAATCAACGTTGCATTGTTAGAAATTGGTCATGTGAATGGCATCGTTGAAAATGAGGAAATTTTAGGGCGAATTTTTAGCAAATTTTGTGTCGGAAAATAATTCCGTTCCGATTTAAAATTTAATCTTGTATAATCATCGAATTAGTATCTAATTGGTCGCACATTCGATACGAGGTAAAAAATGAAAAAATTTCTTGTGATTCTCACTCTTTTCTCTTTCAGCAGTTTTGGTTTGTTTGCTCAAGCAGTAGCAGACGAAGAGCCTACCATGCAATCAGAAGAGGCTTCTGAAACCGTTAAACCTAAGAAAGATAAAATGAACAATAAAGACGGTGAGAAAAAAGAAAAAAAGAATAACAAAAATGGCGAAAAAAAGGCTAAAAAAGCTAAGAAAGCCAAAAAAGAGAAAAAAGAAAAAAAAGACGCTGAGTAATCCTTTCTCTCTTTAACTCCAAAAACCCCTGGTTCCAGGGGTTTTTTTATTCCGTTTCGATTTGATACGAACTATGCATTACAAAAACCTAATCCTTTCCACATTCTTATTCCTTACACTCTTTCAATGTAACTCCACACCCGAAAAAAATTCGGATTTGAAACTTCCGAATGATGTTACGTTTTCAATCAAACTAACATCAATTCCACAAGAATTAATGGGAGAATCCATTTCGTTATCATTCCAATTCTATCGTTGCCCTGAAACAACATCTAAGGAATGTTATGTTCCTATCTTAGAAAACAAACTTGAAGTTGGAAAAATAAAATCAAATGTAACAGAAGGGAAAACGAGTATCACTTTACCGAAAAATTGGACTCATTTTGCGATTCGTATCTTAGGGATCGAAAAAGTACATGGGAAATTTTCACAAGGCCATAATCCATTTTGGTATTCACCTGCAGACATAACCAAATTAGGTTCTAACATCACAAAAGAATTTCGATTTCTCTCTCAAGAGAACAAAATTCCAAATAGAATCCAAGAAGAGATCGCCAAAAAATTTACTCCTATCCTTGTTTTCCATAAAGACAAAAAATACCTTCCATCTAACATTGAAAAGTATTCTAGTTTTTTTGCCAAAAAAGAATACACATTACCAGAAAAGGATATTCGTAGGAAAACCAAAGGGCAAACTACTTGGAACTACGTAGATTTTCCGGATTTTATTCCAATCAAAAATCCAACCCATTTGTATTATCATGTTCGTTATGCACAATCAACTGTGTCTGGGACACAATCAGAAGCCTTACCAGGATTTCGAGATGATTTGAATTATTGGTATGAAGTTGGAAATGGTGATATGGTGATTTCCTATTGGATTTGGTATGATTGGAATGAAGGTCCTACCAAATTTGGAAACATCCACCAAGGGGATTTGGAATCCTATGCCCTACTCATTTCAAAAGAAGGAAAACCAAAACGGATTTTACTCACTGGACACGATCATATCTTACTCGATACGGACTTTCGAAATATCAATTCCTTAATAAATCATCCTATATTGTATGTTGCAAAAGGAAATATGGGAGCCGATGGAGGCAATCCAACGTCAGCATATGGTGGTTATACGGTAAAACTAAATGCTGGGAATTTTTTATTCAATTATATCTCAGATCCTTGGGACGTATTTCCATCCTTTGACCCTAAGGAATCAATTCTTGTAATACCAGCAGAATTATCCGATAAAGAGTTAACATCAGTTAAAATAGGACCTGGAACACCAAAATTAAAATCACAAGAACAAACGAATCCAAATGGATTGGAAGGTACTACTACTGTCTATGTGGATGCAAGGAATATGATAAAACAAAGGATCGAGAAACTTGTGATGTGGGAAGAACCAGGTTGGGTGAACCAGAAATCCTCCCAAGACCCAGATGGACACCATAGAGTTGATCCATCGGTTGCTTCGTTTTTTCAGTTCCAAGGAAGGCTTGGCAAACACCCAAGGACTGTCTTAAAAATTGCGGAACTCAAACAGTACGGTGCTTCACCGGAGAATGCACCCTTCAAAACCAATATCGAACAACACTTTACATTTGAACGTCCTAGGATGGAACGAAACCATACAGACCGCGAAGGAAATTATGGTCCTAAATTTTATGGAGATGATTCCACTCCTCAAAAATGATAGTCAGCTTTGTAAAACGAAA
The sequence above is a segment of the Leptospira levettii genome. Coding sequences within it:
- the yidD gene encoding membrane protein insertion efficiency factor YidD, which produces MNRLFLFLIFLYKKLLSPLLPPSCRFTPSCSEYAKQAFETYPWYKAFVLSIIRISKCHPYHEGGHDPLPKSYNKS
- the jag gene encoding RNA-binding cell elongation regulator Jag/EloR, translating into MNNYIFEAEGKTKGEAEDFTLETLRLQAGDLRFEVVDSGKSGFLGITQKKPAVVRAFVANNDIPSEKIIHGVIITILKKMGIPAEVVGMGDVDGKIYVELTSKESGLIIGKRGGTLDSLQFLLNLMVDPKIRHNRKIVLDIESYRDKRELSLIRLAKSVAASVIKSGRSKLLDPMNPFERRIVHMAIQDDERVFTRSEGNGTFKRVRVISAKEKHKYKDLEDPSKKGLPVEDFADGVDQEDLD
- the yidC gene encoding membrane protein insertase YidC gives rise to the protein MQNDTNNRQGRLFLALFLSLAVWMGINYIFFPPQTPKPKTVTETAKTEGADKEKTATTDPKAEIKKATTESPKLKPVKPEKEKTFSLKTDSFLVRFSSLGGRITEYYIKDHKEPDGSEFTIAKDPKFQIEFDGQTEKAVELTRGQGFDFNIIEDKDTIPYSAYNLVNFSSNYNAETKTVTFEAPSFDGKFTIQKKFQFFPSENYFKFHLTLKNRTGETIHISPTKSDVYFRSFSSLGPILKKKEDFNDRDNAHYFRYYYLDGSFKDHIDGTTTQGFFDNLFGSNEGKDARYEIKKGSNDKVDFVGTGSRYFIGVIDPLDDKPAGVLLDNRKGNETGVLLVYDNWKLGPGEEVNLDYAAYVGVRELDGTAFRDSKLDPKINKDSVFAGLSESLDKSFNQGITTPLRNGIVWILKKIYLVIPNYGWAIVIFAILFKLAFYPLNKKQAESMKKMQELSPQIKLINEKYADDPKLKQEKTIELYKKNGTNPMAGCLPMLIQIPIFIALYTAFSDTVDLWNSPFLWIKDLSEPDTVFTTPKLAFIGALAINILPLIMVATQVVQSKMTTVSTDPNQKMMMYMMPVIMLYFFWSMPAGVTMYWTMQNILSIAQQVYTNKFVKSDDKKPNPSGPTPANNASAVARPGFRNQNKKKK
- the mnmE gene encoding tRNA uridine-5-carboxymethylaminomethyl(34) synthesis GTPase MnmE, with protein sequence MIDTIAALSTAQGPGAIGILRVSGSLVLPISLAVLEKNGNSLTESFIQNQKRTAIFCDFVENGTPLDQIVFFYFPAPNSYTGEDLAEFHLHGNPILLKRALHILFEKGARPAQKGEFTKRAYLNGKINLSGAEAISRLIEARSKYELELAQKNVFGEITKLSSKIRSDLISLKAECEAEIDFSTEDLTFESLEQRKNRMVDLKNLCSKLIKNSERAESLILQSTVVLFGEPNTGKSSLMNLLIGKDRSIISDVPGTTRDYIAEELSLDGIPIRLVDTAGIRETTDNIEQMGIERSKREADSANVKLLLIDTSVPFDINSFLTKHKDRLFESILVANKIDAKHPTWDLKNLENIQKEFNLTISEISCKSKQGISELLNLLKLKLTSQENTEDLVLLEDRQRYHIQKIESCLSESIQLMENNAPAEIYIQEINVALLEIGHVNGIVENEEILGRIFSKFCVGK